GTGTAGCAGTGTAAGCATGGATTGTTGACATCAAAGCACGTTTGATTCCGAATTCAGAATTCAAAGTGTTTGCCATTGGTGCCAAGCAGTTTGTTGTACATGAAGCTGCAGATACGATTACATCTGAAGATTCGATTGCCTCATGGTTAACACCGTAAACGATTGTTTTCAAATCGCCTGATGCAGGTGCAGAGATCAATACGCGTTTTGCTCCAGCGTCGATATGTGCTTGAGATTTTTCTACTGATACATAGAAACCTGTACATTCTAGAACGATATCAATTCCTAACTCGCCCCATGGTAAGTTTTTAGCATCTCTTTCAGCGTAAGATTTGATAGCTTTACCATCTACTACTAAATCGTCACCTTCGATTGCTACAGAATAAGGGAAACGTCCTTGAGCTGTATCATATTTCAATAAGTAAGCTAGGTCATCGTTATCTGTAAGGTCGTTGATAGCTACAACTTCCAATTCTGTGTTAGATTCCAAAATACGGCGTAGTGCTAAACGTCCAATACGTCCAAAACCATTAATCGCTACTTTTACTGTCATTTAAAAAATCCTCCTTCAGGATAATAAAATATATTTTAAAGGGTTATCCCTTTTAAAATCGAATTAGCTGCACCTTCATCTGTAACCAGCCATGTATGTTCTGGTGCAATATGTGAATAAGCTTGAATTGCGTTGGCTTTCGAACTTCCTCCTGCTATGGCTATTGCATAAGGAATCGCGGCAACGTCTTCTATCTGGAGTCCAAAGCGTGATAAGCGGTGAACAATCCGCCCTTTGTCATCAAAGTAACATCCAAATGCTTCGCCTACTGCTTGTTTCTCAACCAAAATGGCTTTGAGTTCAGCCGGCATTTT
This genomic interval from Jeotgalibaca porci contains the following:
- the gap gene encoding type I glyceraldehyde-3-phosphate dehydrogenase; the protein is MTVKVAINGFGRIGRLALRRILESNTELEVVAINDLTDNDDLAYLLKYDTAQGRFPYSVAIEGDDLVVDGKAIKSYAERDAKNLPWGELGIDIVLECTGFYVSVEKSQAHIDAGAKRVLISAPASGDLKTIVYGVNHEAIESSDVIVSAASCTTNCLAPMANTLNSEFGIKRALMSTIHAYTATQAMQDAPGGRKNRAGAANAIPASTGAAKAVGKVIPELNGKIDGTAVRVPTITGSMVELYSVLERDVTVEEVNAAMKAASSDAFIYETDEIVSSDVIGVPAGSIFDATQTKIMEANGGQLVKTVSWYDNEYGFVGNMVSTLAYMASK